A part of Solibacillus sp. FSL H8-0538 genomic DNA contains:
- the rplM gene encoding 50S ribosomal protein L13 yields MRTTFMAKGHEVDRKWLVIDAEGQTLGRLASEVASILRGKHKPTFTPNVDTGDHVIIINAEKIHLTGNKLEGKIYYRHTQFAGGLKQRTAGEMKAKYPTQMLELAIKGMLPKNSLGRKMFTKLNVYTGTEHPHAAQKPEAYELRG; encoded by the coding sequence ATGCGCACAACTTTCATGGCTAAAGGCCACGAAGTAGACCGTAAGTGGTTAGTAATCGACGCAGAAGGCCAAACTCTTGGACGTTTAGCTTCTGAAGTAGCTTCTATCTTACGCGGTAAACATAAACCAACTTTCACACCAAACGTTGACACAGGTGATCACGTTATCATCATCAACGCGGAGAAAATTCATTTAACTGGTAACAAATTAGAAGGTAAAATTTACTACCGTCATACTCAATTCGCTGGTGGTTTAAAACAACGTACAGCTGGCGAAATGAAAGCGAAATACCCAACTCAAATGCTTGAGTTAGCAATCAAAGGGATGCTTCCTAAAAACTCTTTAGGTCGTAAAATGTTTACTAAATTAAACGTTTATACTGGCACAGAGCACCCACACGCAGCACAAAAACCAGAAGCTTACGAGCTACGTGGTTAA
- the truA gene encoding tRNA pseudouridine(38-40) synthase TruA: MRRLKAKISYDGTAFSGYQVQPGERTVQLEIEKVLEVMHKGALVKITASGRTDARVHATGQTIHFDTPLAIPLEKYMKALNVQLPRDIRVHTIEEVPPDFHARYHVSGKRYRYIWDCAPVQSPFRRHYTVETNGVKPNIEAMREAAGAILGEHDFSSFCAANTSVIDKVRTVYALQFEWHGEELHMTIEGNGFLYNMVRIIAGTLWEVGMGKCEAKSIPQVIASKNRNNAGKTAPAHGLYLEKVFYEEGRY, encoded by the coding sequence ATGAGACGTTTAAAGGCAAAGATTAGCTATGATGGTACAGCCTTTTCTGGCTATCAAGTACAGCCAGGGGAACGTACCGTACAGCTTGAAATTGAAAAGGTGCTCGAGGTCATGCATAAGGGGGCACTTGTAAAGATTACAGCAAGTGGTCGTACAGATGCACGTGTACATGCGACCGGGCAAACGATTCATTTTGATACGCCGTTAGCGATTCCACTTGAAAAATATATGAAAGCGCTCAATGTGCAACTGCCACGTGATATTCGCGTGCACACGATTGAAGAAGTACCACCGGACTTTCATGCGCGCTATCATGTGAGCGGTAAGCGCTACCGTTATATTTGGGACTGCGCGCCGGTCCAAAGTCCGTTCCGTCGTCACTATACAGTGGAGACAAACGGGGTGAAACCGAATATTGAAGCAATGCGTGAGGCAGCCGGTGCAATTTTAGGCGAGCATGATTTTTCTAGCTTCTGTGCGGCCAATACAAGTGTGATTGATAAAGTCCGTACAGTGTATGCGCTACAGTTTGAGTGGCATGGTGAAGAGCTGCATATGACGATTGAAGGCAATGGTTTCTTATACAATATGGTGCGTATCATTGCAGGGACACTTTGGGAAGTTGGCATGGGCAAGTGTGAAGCGAAAAGTATTCCACAGGTGATTGCATCTAAAAATCGCAACAATGCTGGGAAAACCGCGCCAGCACATGGCTTGTACTTAGAAAAAGTGTTTTATGAAGAAGGCCGCTACTAA